A section of the Oryzias melastigma strain HK-1 linkage group LG14, ASM292280v2, whole genome shotgun sequence genome encodes:
- the uimc1 gene encoding BRCA1-A complex subunit RAP80 isoform X2 has translation MSRRRKLPKESSSVEAQMDEEEEEEEQDGQAESAALPKIRGTRRKENKSKEMSEEEMMDLALRLSKQEASATELRQQEEEEAVRKAIQQSMFDQSQPFQTAGSPNRLSPRKLSFPNEEKLLPENGCSPEPFSGKTEEIRRKRQRRSGSLLLEMPDLSQTQRKDSESSCDSFLVTLDSPQSSDSTRIDGSEPVKSPVFPLTGCRAVVHVDRLSQEVVESCRHSGFVSCSQDTWSCTQKSTWTRSPTFPQSNPKSPASPTADPELATSSQESLTPPLGRRSPVFPRSPSETLSMAAPQHGTPAQHETPPHSQKTSGLDAQKRLSDCRQLPAVTDEKRNAAYSSAHSPLSSNMMLAWSDEDDVSPLGSPSPVFPQERRPHGAEDQSASPDTARPNCSLNTWSSSDEHPSSSSAPGSRKEPAPPSEKVLRPVCREPPGGQTVLYFWGIPFCPRGLDPDAYTQVIEAQMEVYQKSVKQAQRRLLRKAPWGEPILPEPEKASSPETASEPPRLRAPQRRGLKLRERKTCEAAEENPDQEEEEEKHQEEEQMEEEEGQMDAEVCPETQLSGEEDTEGRSLTAEGRGLSTEGRGLPAEVPSPGSPELPEVQVILPDDSPVRAEPPEERDGSAEGPTVERGLAAAVGVEVEDGDPGPEPALDASSPPTFVDCPICQVSFPAGDIEMHAAFCNGEGTEDGRSNHGFQESPKPRRQRSRRAEAAEDSSRPSDVCRASEKCFICQNAVPLREYSRHTELCIRRCRSKLSAKGNLLSALQDTESRSPDLQPSGSRVQPEEVIDLRDDDSDAAAFRVTDSPIRTFTPISEVTDCLVDFKKQNRAKKPSQRRR, from the exons ATGTCCAGGAGGAGGAAGCTCCCGAAGGAAAGCTCCTCTGTGGAGGCCCAgatggatgaagaggaggaggaggaggagcaggacgGCCAG GCCGAGTCGGCAGCTCTGCCAAAGATCAGAGGAACGAGGCGCAAGGAGAACAAGTCCAAAg AGATGTCAGAGGAGGAGATGATGGACCTGGCCCTCCGCCTGAGCAAGCAGGAGGCCAGCGCCACGGAGCTgcggcagcaggaggaggaggaggccgtGAGGAAGGCCATCCAGCAGAGC ATGTTTGACCAAAGCCAGCCGTTCCAGACCGCCGGTTCACCAAACCGCCTTTCTCCACGGAAACTCTCGTTCCCAAATGAGGAGAAGCTGCTTCCAGAGAATGGATGCTCACCTGAGCCCTTCTCAG GAAAGACAGAGGAGATCAGGAGAAAGAGGCAGAGGAGATCCGGAAGTCTTCTGCTGGAGATGCCGGATCTGTCCCAAACCCAGAGAAAGGACTCGGAGTCCTCCTGCGACTCTTTCTTGGTTACACTGGACTCCCCACAG AGCTCCGACTCCACTCGGATTGACGGTTCTGAGCCTGTCAAGTCCCCGGTGTTCCCGCTGACCGGCTGCAGGGCCGTGGTCCACGTGGACCGGCTGAGCCAGGAAGTGGTGGAGAGCTGCAGACACTCCGGGTTTGTGTCTTGTTCTCAGGACACTTGGAGCTGTACGCAGAAGTCCACCTGGACTAGAAGCCCCACCTTTCCCCAAAGTAACCCCAAAAGCCCCGCCAGCCCGACCGCAGACCCGGAGCTCGCCACTTCCTCTCAGGAAAGTCTCACGCCCCCCTTAGGGCGCAGGAGCCCAGTGTTCCCCCGAAGCCCGTCAGAGACCCTCAGCATGGCTGCCCCACAGCATGGGACCCCCGCACAGCACGAGACCCCCCCACACTCACAGAAGACCTCGGGTCTGGATGCCCAGAAGAGGCtgtctgactgcagacag CTTCCTGCAGTCACAGACGAGAAGAGGAACGCAGCCTACAGCTCCGCCCACTCGCCGCTTAGCAGCAACATGATGCTGGCCTGGTCAGACGAGGACGACGTCTCG CCGCTCGGATCTCCAAGCCCGGTTTTCCCCCAGGAGAGACGTCCTCATGGGGCGGAAGATCAGTCCGCTTCACCGGACACCGCCAGGCCCAACTGCAG CCTGAACACCTGGAGCAGCTCAGATGAACACCCTTCCTCTTCATCTGCCCCCGGCAGCAGAAAGGAGCCCGCCCCCCCCTCAGAAAAAGTCCTCAGGCCGGTGTGTAGGGAGCCCCCTGGTGGCCAGACGGTTCTCTACTTCTGGGGTATCCCCTTCTGCCCCCGTGGCCTGGACCCTGACGCATACACTCAG GTGATCGAGGCGCAGATGGAGGTTTACCAGAAGAGTGTGAAGCAGGCCCAACGGCGTCTGCTCAGGAAGGCGCCGTGGGGGGAGCCCATCCTGCCGGAGCCAGAG AAAGCCTCCTCACCTGAAACGGCGTCTGAACCTCCTCGTCTCCGTGCTCCTCAGAG ACGAGGTCTAAAGCTGAGGGAAAGAAAAACCTGTGAAGCTGCTGAGGAGAATCCagaccaggaggaggaggaggagaaacaccaggaggaggagcagatggaggaggaggaggggcagATGGATGCAGAAGTTTGTCCAG AAACGCAGCTGAGCGGAGAAGAAGACACAGAGGGGCGGAGCCTGACGGCAGAGGGGCGGGGCCTCTCAacagaggggcggggcctgcCAGCAGAAGTG CCGTCTCCTGGAAGTCCTGAGCTGCCAGAGGTCCAGGTGATTCTTCCAGATGATTCTCCCGTCAGGGCGGAGCCTCCAGAAGAGCGTGACG gctcagcagaaggaCCGACCGTAGAGCGGGGCTTGGCAGCTGCTGTgggggtggaggtggaggaCGGAGATCCCGGTCCAGAACCGGCCCTCGACGccagcagcccccccacctTTGTGGACTGCCCCATCTGTCAGGTGTCTTTCCCCGCCGGCGACATTGAGATGCATGCCGCGTTCTGCAACGGGGAGGGGACGGAGGATGGGAGGAGCAACCACGGTTTCCAAG AATCCCCGAAGCCTCGAAGGCAGAGGTCGAGGAGAGCAGAGGCCGCTGAGGACAGCAGCCGGCCCTCAGACGTCTGCAG GGCTTCAGAGAAGTGCTTCATCTGCCAGAATGCCGTTCCTCTCAGGGAGTACAGCCGCCACACGGAGCTCTGCATCCGGCGCTGCAGGTCCAAGCTATCAGCG AAGGGGAACCTGCTGTCGGCCCTGCAGGACACGGAGAGCAGGAGTCCAG ATCTCCAACCATCCGGATCCAGAGTCCAGCCTGA AGAGGTCATCGACCTGCGGGACGACGACAGTGACGCCGCCGCCTTCCGGGTCACGGACTCCCCCATCAGAACCTTCACTCCCATCTCGGAGGTCACGGACTGCCTCGTAGACTTCAAGAAGCAGAACCGGGCCAAGAAGCCAAGCCAGAGGCGGAGATGA
- the uimc1 gene encoding BRCA1-A complex subunit RAP80 isoform X1, whose protein sequence is MPPFCSVGQNSCMSRRRKLPKESSSVEAQMDEEEEEEEQDGQAESAALPKIRGTRRKENKSKEMSEEEMMDLALRLSKQEASATELRQQEEEEAVRKAIQQSMFDQSQPFQTAGSPNRLSPRKLSFPNEEKLLPENGCSPEPFSGKTEEIRRKRQRRSGSLLLEMPDLSQTQRKDSESSCDSFLVTLDSPQSSDSTRIDGSEPVKSPVFPLTGCRAVVHVDRLSQEVVESCRHSGFVSCSQDTWSCTQKSTWTRSPTFPQSNPKSPASPTADPELATSSQESLTPPLGRRSPVFPRSPSETLSMAAPQHGTPAQHETPPHSQKTSGLDAQKRLSDCRQLPAVTDEKRNAAYSSAHSPLSSNMMLAWSDEDDVSPLGSPSPVFPQERRPHGAEDQSASPDTARPNCSLNTWSSSDEHPSSSSAPGSRKEPAPPSEKVLRPVCREPPGGQTVLYFWGIPFCPRGLDPDAYTQVIEAQMEVYQKSVKQAQRRLLRKAPWGEPILPEPEKASSPETASEPPRLRAPQRRGLKLRERKTCEAAEENPDQEEEEEKHQEEEQMEEEEGQMDAEVCPETQLSGEEDTEGRSLTAEGRGLSTEGRGLPAEVPSPGSPELPEVQVILPDDSPVRAEPPEERDGSAEGPTVERGLAAAVGVEVEDGDPGPEPALDASSPPTFVDCPICQVSFPAGDIEMHAAFCNGEGTEDGRSNHGFQESPKPRRQRSRRAEAAEDSSRPSDVCRASEKCFICQNAVPLREYSRHTELCIRRCRSKLSAKGNLLSALQDTESRSPDLQPSGSRVQPEEVIDLRDDDSDAAAFRVTDSPIRTFTPISEVTDCLVDFKKQNRAKKPSQRRR, encoded by the exons atGCCTCCATTTTG CAGCGTCGGTCAGAACAGCTGCATGTCCAGGAGGAGGAAGCTCCCGAAGGAAAGCTCCTCTGTGGAGGCCCAgatggatgaagaggaggaggaggaggagcaggacgGCCAG GCCGAGTCGGCAGCTCTGCCAAAGATCAGAGGAACGAGGCGCAAGGAGAACAAGTCCAAAg AGATGTCAGAGGAGGAGATGATGGACCTGGCCCTCCGCCTGAGCAAGCAGGAGGCCAGCGCCACGGAGCTgcggcagcaggaggaggaggaggccgtGAGGAAGGCCATCCAGCAGAGC ATGTTTGACCAAAGCCAGCCGTTCCAGACCGCCGGTTCACCAAACCGCCTTTCTCCACGGAAACTCTCGTTCCCAAATGAGGAGAAGCTGCTTCCAGAGAATGGATGCTCACCTGAGCCCTTCTCAG GAAAGACAGAGGAGATCAGGAGAAAGAGGCAGAGGAGATCCGGAAGTCTTCTGCTGGAGATGCCGGATCTGTCCCAAACCCAGAGAAAGGACTCGGAGTCCTCCTGCGACTCTTTCTTGGTTACACTGGACTCCCCACAG AGCTCCGACTCCACTCGGATTGACGGTTCTGAGCCTGTCAAGTCCCCGGTGTTCCCGCTGACCGGCTGCAGGGCCGTGGTCCACGTGGACCGGCTGAGCCAGGAAGTGGTGGAGAGCTGCAGACACTCCGGGTTTGTGTCTTGTTCTCAGGACACTTGGAGCTGTACGCAGAAGTCCACCTGGACTAGAAGCCCCACCTTTCCCCAAAGTAACCCCAAAAGCCCCGCCAGCCCGACCGCAGACCCGGAGCTCGCCACTTCCTCTCAGGAAAGTCTCACGCCCCCCTTAGGGCGCAGGAGCCCAGTGTTCCCCCGAAGCCCGTCAGAGACCCTCAGCATGGCTGCCCCACAGCATGGGACCCCCGCACAGCACGAGACCCCCCCACACTCACAGAAGACCTCGGGTCTGGATGCCCAGAAGAGGCtgtctgactgcagacag CTTCCTGCAGTCACAGACGAGAAGAGGAACGCAGCCTACAGCTCCGCCCACTCGCCGCTTAGCAGCAACATGATGCTGGCCTGGTCAGACGAGGACGACGTCTCG CCGCTCGGATCTCCAAGCCCGGTTTTCCCCCAGGAGAGACGTCCTCATGGGGCGGAAGATCAGTCCGCTTCACCGGACACCGCCAGGCCCAACTGCAG CCTGAACACCTGGAGCAGCTCAGATGAACACCCTTCCTCTTCATCTGCCCCCGGCAGCAGAAAGGAGCCCGCCCCCCCCTCAGAAAAAGTCCTCAGGCCGGTGTGTAGGGAGCCCCCTGGTGGCCAGACGGTTCTCTACTTCTGGGGTATCCCCTTCTGCCCCCGTGGCCTGGACCCTGACGCATACACTCAG GTGATCGAGGCGCAGATGGAGGTTTACCAGAAGAGTGTGAAGCAGGCCCAACGGCGTCTGCTCAGGAAGGCGCCGTGGGGGGAGCCCATCCTGCCGGAGCCAGAG AAAGCCTCCTCACCTGAAACGGCGTCTGAACCTCCTCGTCTCCGTGCTCCTCAGAG ACGAGGTCTAAAGCTGAGGGAAAGAAAAACCTGTGAAGCTGCTGAGGAGAATCCagaccaggaggaggaggaggagaaacaccaggaggaggagcagatggaggaggaggaggggcagATGGATGCAGAAGTTTGTCCAG AAACGCAGCTGAGCGGAGAAGAAGACACAGAGGGGCGGAGCCTGACGGCAGAGGGGCGGGGCCTCTCAacagaggggcggggcctgcCAGCAGAAGTG CCGTCTCCTGGAAGTCCTGAGCTGCCAGAGGTCCAGGTGATTCTTCCAGATGATTCTCCCGTCAGGGCGGAGCCTCCAGAAGAGCGTGACG gctcagcagaaggaCCGACCGTAGAGCGGGGCTTGGCAGCTGCTGTgggggtggaggtggaggaCGGAGATCCCGGTCCAGAACCGGCCCTCGACGccagcagcccccccacctTTGTGGACTGCCCCATCTGTCAGGTGTCTTTCCCCGCCGGCGACATTGAGATGCATGCCGCGTTCTGCAACGGGGAGGGGACGGAGGATGGGAGGAGCAACCACGGTTTCCAAG AATCCCCGAAGCCTCGAAGGCAGAGGTCGAGGAGAGCAGAGGCCGCTGAGGACAGCAGCCGGCCCTCAGACGTCTGCAG GGCTTCAGAGAAGTGCTTCATCTGCCAGAATGCCGTTCCTCTCAGGGAGTACAGCCGCCACACGGAGCTCTGCATCCGGCGCTGCAGGTCCAAGCTATCAGCG AAGGGGAACCTGCTGTCGGCCCTGCAGGACACGGAGAGCAGGAGTCCAG ATCTCCAACCATCCGGATCCAGAGTCCAGCCTGA AGAGGTCATCGACCTGCGGGACGACGACAGTGACGCCGCCGCCTTCCGGGTCACGGACTCCCCCATCAGAACCTTCACTCCCATCTCGGAGGTCACGGACTGCCTCGTAGACTTCAAGAAGCAGAACCGGGCCAAGAAGCCAAGCCAGAGGCGGAGATGA